From a single Leopardus geoffroyi isolate Oge1 chromosome E1, O.geoffroyi_Oge1_pat1.0, whole genome shotgun sequence genomic region:
- the USH1G gene encoding Usher syndrome type-1G protein isoform X1: MNDQYHRAARDGYLELLKEATRKELNAPDEDGMTPTLWAAYHGNLESLRLIVSRGGDPDKCDIWGNTPLHLAASNGHLHCLSFLVSFGANIWCLDNDYHTPLDMAAMKGHMECVRYLDSIAAKQSSLNPKLVGKLKDKAFREAERRIRECAKMQRKHHERMERRYRRELAERSDTLSFSSLTSSTLSRRLQHLALGSHLPYSQATLHGTARGKAKIQRKLERRKQGGEGTFKISEDGRKSVRSLSGLQLGSDVMFVRQGTYANPKEWGRSPLRDMFLSDEDSVSRATLAAEPAHSEVSTDSGHDSLFTRPGLGTMVFRRNYVTSGLHGLGREDAALDGGGAPRGRLQSSPSLDDDSLGSANSLQDRSCGEELPWDELDLGLDEDLEPETSPLDTFLASLHMGDFASLLRQEKIDLEALMLCSDLDLRSISVPLGPRKKILGAVRRRRQALERPPALEDTEL; this comes from the exons ATGAACGACCAGTACCACCGGGCGGCCCGGGACGGCTACCTGGAGCTCCTCAAAGAGGCCACCAGGAAGGAGCTGAACGCCCCCGACGAGGATGGCATGACTCCCACCCTCTGGGCTGCCTACCATGGCAACCTGGAGTCACTGCGTCTCATCGTGAGCCGAGG GGGTGACCCAGACAAGTGTGACATCTGGGGCAACACGCCCCTGCACCTGGCAGCTTCCAATGGCCACCTGCACTGCCTCTCCTTCCTGGTGTCCTTCGGGGCCAACATCTGGTGCCTGGACAACGACTACCACACGCCGCTGGACATGGCCGCCATGAAGGGCCACATGGAGTGCGTGCGCTACCTCGACTCCATCGCGGCCAAGCAGAGCAGCCTCAACCCCAAGCTGGTGGGCAAGCTGAAGGACAAGGCCTTCCGCGAGGCGGAGCGGCGCATCCGCGAGTGCGCCAAGATGCAGCGCAAGCACCACGAGCGCATGGAGCGGCGCTACCGGCGCGAGCTGGCCGAGCGGTCGGACACGCTCAGCTTCTCCAGCCTCACGTCCAGCACCCTGAGCCGCCGGCTGCAGCACCTGGCGCTGGGCAGCCACCTGCCCTACTCGCAGGCCACGCTGCACGGCACGGCCAGGGGCAAGGCCAAGATCCAGCGGAAGCTGGAGCGGCGCAAGCAGGGCGGCGAGGGCACCTTCAAGATCTCCGAGGACGGCCGCAAGAGCGTGCGCTCGCTCTCGGGCCTGCAGCTGGGCAGCGACGTGATGTTCGTGCGCCAGGGCACCTACGCCAACCCCAAGGAGTGGGGCCGCTCCCCGCTCCGGGACATGTTCCTCTCGGACGAGGACAGCGTCTCCCGTGCCACGCTGGCGGCCGAGCCTGCCCACTCGGAGGTCAGCACCGACTCAGGCCACGACTCCCTGTTTACGCGGCCCGGCCTGGGCACCATGGTGTTCCGCCGGAACTACGTGACCAGCGGGCTGCACGGGCTGGGCCGCGAGGACGCGGCGCTGGACGGCGGGGGCGCGCCGCGAGGCCGGCTGCAGAGCTCCCCCAGCCTGGACGACGACAGCCTGGGCAGTGCCAACAGCCTGCAGGACCGCAGCTGCGGGGAGGAGCTGCCCTGGGACGAGCTGGACCTGGGCCTGGATGAGGACCTGGAGCCCGAGACGAGCCCGCTGGACACCTTCCTGGCCTCTCTGCACATGGGCGACTTCGCCTCCCTCCTGCGGCAGGAGAAGATTGACCTCGAAGCGCTGATGCTGTGCTCCGACCTTGACCTCCGCAGCATCAGCGTCCCCCTGGGGCCCCGCAAGAAGATTCTGGGGGCcgtgaggaggaggaggcaggcgCTGGAACGCCCGCCTGCTCTGGAGGACACAGAGTT GTAA
- the USH1G gene encoding Usher syndrome type-1G protein isoform X2, producing MNDQYHRAARDGYLELLKEATRKELNAPDEDGMTPTLWAAYHGNLESLRLIVSRGGDPDKCDIWGNTPLHLAASNGHLHCLSFLVSFGANIWCLDNDYHTPLDMAAMKGHMECVRYLDSIAAKQSSLNPKLVGKLKDKAFREAERRIRECAKMQRKHHERMERRYRRELAERSDTLSFSSLTSSTLSRRLQHLALGSHLPYSQATLHGTARGKAKIQRKLERRKQGGEGTFKISEDGRKSVRSLSGLQLGSDVMFVRQGTYANPKEWGRSPLRDMFLSDEDSVSRATLAAEPAHSEVSTDSGHDSLFTRPGLGTMVFRRNYVTSGLHGLGREDAALDGGGAPRGRLQSSPSLDDDSLGSANSLQDRSCGEELPWDELDLGLDEDLEPETSPLDTFLASLHMGDFASLLRQEKIDLEALMLCSDLDLRSISVPLGPRKKILGAVRRRRQALERPPALEDTEL from the exons ATGAACGACCAGTACCACCGGGCGGCCCGGGACGGCTACCTGGAGCTCCTCAAAGAGGCCACCAGGAAGGAGCTGAACGCCCCCGACGAGGATGGCATGACTCCCACCCTCTGGGCTGCCTACCATGGCAACCTGGAGTCACTGCGTCTCATCGTGAGCCGAGG GGGTGACCCAGACAAGTGTGACATCTGGGGCAACACGCCCCTGCACCTGGCAGCTTCCAATGGCCACCTGCACTGCCTCTCCTTCCTGGTGTCCTTCGGGGCCAACATCTGGTGCCTGGACAACGACTACCACACGCCGCTGGACATGGCCGCCATGAAGGGCCACATGGAGTGCGTGCGCTACCTCGACTCCATCGCGGCCAAGCAGAGCAGCCTCAACCCCAAGCTGGTGGGCAAGCTGAAGGACAAGGCCTTCCGCGAGGCGGAGCGGCGCATCCGCGAGTGCGCCAAGATGCAGCGCAAGCACCACGAGCGCATGGAGCGGCGCTACCGGCGCGAGCTGGCCGAGCGGTCGGACACGCTCAGCTTCTCCAGCCTCACGTCCAGCACCCTGAGCCGCCGGCTGCAGCACCTGGCGCTGGGCAGCCACCTGCCCTACTCGCAGGCCACGCTGCACGGCACGGCCAGGGGCAAGGCCAAGATCCAGCGGAAGCTGGAGCGGCGCAAGCAGGGCGGCGAGGGCACCTTCAAGATCTCCGAGGACGGCCGCAAGAGCGTGCGCTCGCTCTCGGGCCTGCAGCTGGGCAGCGACGTGATGTTCGTGCGCCAGGGCACCTACGCCAACCCCAAGGAGTGGGGCCGCTCCCCGCTCCGGGACATGTTCCTCTCGGACGAGGACAGCGTCTCCCGTGCCACGCTGGCGGCCGAGCCTGCCCACTCGGAGGTCAGCACCGACTCAGGCCACGACTCCCTGTTTACGCGGCCCGGCCTGGGCACCATGGTGTTCCGCCGGAACTACGTGACCAGCGGGCTGCACGGGCTGGGCCGCGAGGACGCGGCGCTGGACGGCGGGGGCGCGCCGCGAGGCCGGCTGCAGAGCTCCCCCAGCCTGGACGACGACAGCCTGGGCAGTGCCAACAGCCTGCAGGACCGCAGCTGCGGGGAGGAGCTGCCCTGGGACGAGCTGGACCTGGGCCTGGATGAGGACCTGGAGCCCGAGACGAGCCCGCTGGACACCTTCCTGGCCTCTCTGCACATGGGCGACTTCGCCTCCCTCCTGCGGCAGGAGAAGATTGACCTCGAAGCGCTGATGCTGTGCTCCGACCTTGACCTCCGCAGCATCAGCGTCCCCCTGGGGCCCCGCAAGAAGATTCTGGGGGCcgtgaggaggaggaggcaggcgCTGGAACGCCCGCCTGCTCTGGAGGACACAGAGTTGTGA